A region of the Arachis hypogaea cultivar Tifrunner chromosome 15, arahy.Tifrunner.gnm2.J5K5, whole genome shotgun sequence genome:
TGTGACAAATTTTATTGCATATTTGGTTATTCGTCATACCATTGAGTATTTCTATTTTCTGTGcgacaaaaatttgtttgtagtAAATGCGCATTGCTTGGCTTGCTAAGCTGCCATTGAATTAGGTTATTTGTGTGGCTCCTTACAATCCCACTATTCCATTTAATCTATGTATAAAGCGTTGCTATGTTGTTTTCAGATTTtactatatttatctttttatataattttttaatgcatCTTTTGGTTCAATGTGACTtgtagaaatagaaaaaaaaaaagagattccaGTCATCATTACAATGCCTGGTGATAAACTATGCATTTCCAGTCCGATTAGTTGTTAAACTTATTGAATTAAAATGTCGTTACgtgtggtgtcatttgctttaATACAAGGATAGAAATTTTTTGATATTAATAATACAAGGATaatttcctttattagttcaatTATTAGATACTAGATTGTTTGCTGGTACTTGCAAGTGTGTATTCCATAGCTGTCAGATTGAATACATTCTCAATGATATCTATGCAAATTATGCAGGATGGAATCCGGAGAGAGGTACAGACCATGAGCTTGATTGACCATCCGAATCTTTTACGAGCACATTGCTCTTTTACTGCTGGGCACAATCTTTGGGTTGTGATGCCATACATGGCTGGGGGTTCTTGCCTTCATATAATGAAATCTGCCTTTCCTGAGGGTTTTGAAGAGCCTGTTATTGCTACTTTACTTCGTGAAGTTCTCAAAGCACTAGTCTATCTTCATGACCATGGTCACATACACAGAGATGTTAAGGTATTGGGCTGCATCTTGACAAACATCCATTCTTTCCATTTTTGAAACATGCAACCATTTGATATGAATTCGGAATCTGAGAGTTAGGATCGTAGTCAAAATCCTAGGTGAAATGTGTGATTGAGTCTGAGTTTTTGCAGAACTTGCACCTGTTTCTTTGGTGCTTGTAAAGCCTATTTGAATCTACCAATTCATTCCTTTTGTTTGCATGAATTCTCTCTCCATTTTCTGTACAAGCCTACAtatgtcttattttctttctttgcttctttCCCCTTTCTTTTAAACATACTTAACTATGCAGGCTGGGAatattttgattgattctaaTGGTGCAGTCAAACTAGCTGACTTTGGAGTGTCAGCATGTATGTTTGATACTGGAGATAGGCAACGATCAAGAAATACTTTTGTTGGAACACCCTGCTGGTACCATTTAGTTGCTATAATCCTTTATTGTAGTTTCATATTAAATCTGGCTAGTCATGTGAATATGATCGCTGAAGCTGTGAATTGTGTTTATTTTCATCAGGATGGCTCCTGAGGTTATGCAGCAATTACATGGATATGATTTTAAGTGAGTGTCTTCCCTTCTACCTATCCCTATTGGGCTTCTTTTTtccatttaaataaatatttcttGTTTTTAATGAACTTAGgaatttttattcttaatctGCTCTTGCAATATTTGATgagttctttttattttctcttatatttTGGTATCTATTAACAGAGCAGATATATGGTCATTTGGCATAACAGCACTTGAACTTGCTCATGGTCATGCCCCATTTTCCAAATATCCACCAATGAAAGTAATTTACTTATCTTAAAATTTACTTGTTAGTACCACTTCTCTGCTTTAGTCCATGAACTTAGTTGAATATTTACCTTATTTTTCTGGATGTAGGTTTTGCTTATGACTTTGCAAAATGCCCCTCCCGGTCTTGATTATGAAAGAGATAAGAGATTTTCAAAGGTTTGTGGcgttttaacaaaaattttgttgTGTCTGTCACTTGTGAAGGTTATTCATATATTAATTGTTCCTCCTCCCTACTCAGTCTTTCAAAGAGTTGGTTGCCACCTGCTTAGTGAAAGACCCTAAGAAACGTCCAAGTTCAGATAAGCTTTTAAAGCACCACTTCTTCAAACATGCACGCCCTGTTGAATATCTTGCTCGCACAATTTTAGATGGCCTTGCTCCTTTGGGAGACCGCTTTAGAATGTTGAAGGTTTGCTTCTTATTTTCAAATTATTGTATTATGTTTATAAATCACTTCTGCTATCATTACTCTGACCTCGTGTTCCAGGCAAAAGAGGCAGATTTACTGGTTCAGAACAAGGCTCTTTATGAAGATAAGGAGCAATTGTCTCAGGTTGGTTCATGTTAAATTCTGAAGTATACAATCGTTTTGGTTATAGTCTATGCAAGGTGGTGATTTTCATGACTGCTGTGTCATTATTTAATGTTAAGTACATGTTTACTGGATGCCTGTATCAATTTTGTATCTGTATTTCATTACTAGTCCTCGATGATTTAAGAATACATTATATGTGATTTTTAATTGTTCTGTTTACAGAAAGAATATATTCGAGGAATTAGTGCCTGGAATTTTAACCTGGAGGATTTAAAAAGTCAAGCTGCTCTCGTAAGTAGTACCTTCCcactttttctcctttatttacTTTAGCTAGGTGGAAAAGTTGTGCATTACTGGTCATTATTTTCTTTGTCCTTTGCATACAGATTCAAGATGATGGAGTGCCAAATGCAGAAGACCCAGATATAGACAAGAAGCAAAAGGATAGATCTGATGACGAAAGGGTCCCAGCAGATGGTCTATCTTCTGTATCAGCTAATCATTCAGATGTTGCACCCACACTGGACAAAGAGGTACTGATATTccccaaaaaattctttatttatttcttgAAATCTTCACTTCAGTTTATGTTCTTTTTGATCTCTTAAcctttctattatttatttactaattattattattattattattattattattattatctacaaATGTATTTTATCATCCGGGGTGCATCTTATTCTCAGGATGGCTTTAACAATCTTCAGGATTTGGAGAGTTCACTTCCTTCATTTCCTAGTAAACCTCTTCAAGCACTTAAGTATGGCTATTTCTTCCATTTATGTTCTTctgtgtttatttatttatatctttttgtgtgttggtattatttttttaagtaatgtTGTGCCATCTCTTTCCAGTTATATGGAATGTTATGTTTCAAGCTGGGCAGTTTTATCTCCCGCCACATTTTTTTCATCTTTATTAGTTACTGTTGTTATTTACGATCTTTCCCATAATTTAGGTAAAAATACAAATGGTTTAGATTTTACTCTCCTAACACAACACATGAGCGTCTTTAGGTTTTGTCATAAACCACTTTTTCTAAAAGTTTAAGTTGTTAGGTAGAGGCATGTGAATGTTTTATTATATCTATTAGGTTTGAAGCATGTAATATGTATATGTCTAGCCTATTTTATTCTGAAATTTAACATTTATGTAGAATAGTGCGGCAAATGGAGATTTCACTCTAGACCACTTGGTTATAGAAGTTTTGATAACATGCCATGAAAACATCTCATCCAATAGCTTGATATCAATACTTTATTAAATCTgtgtacataaaaataatgtgcatactttttctttcaaattttatataaatttcatttTAGATACATTCTTCATTCAGATATGGAATTATAATATGCTGTACATTTTATTTCCCCTTTTCCATGCTTAGACTCAGGGGTTTGAATGTAAACATGATTTACAAATTATGTTGTAATTGTTAGTAGTAATTGTTATCCATGAAGAATTTAAGACAAATTCTTAATGTGACTAAATGATGTTTTCATTTGAATTGGCAATTGATTTTTTTTGTGCaaatacttaaatttttttccttatattttctaaaatcatTTGCTAGTTTAGTATATGATTTTCCATTAGATTGTTTTATCTTGATATGCAATCTATGCAGAGGTTGCTTTGATGTCGGTGAGGAAGATGTCAATAATACCAGTCCAAGAGATTTGGATACTGATTATGGAAGAAGTAACAATGAATCTTCTGGGCCAAGTGGTTCATTACCGCAAAATGCTATAGCTCAACAAAAAAAGTTTTTGAGTGGTTCTTTGCTGCCTGATAATTATCCTTCTTCCAAAAAGGTTTTCGATGGTGacaggtatttttttattttttcttctcccCACCCTCACAACAGTACTTCATTTTTCTTTCCTGTCTTTTAGACTTCTTACAATTAGTGCAGCAT
Encoded here:
- the LOC112751387 gene encoding serine/threonine-protein kinase BLUS1; translation: MEHISEKRFPLNAKDYKLYEEVGEGVSASVYRALCIPLNEIVAIKVLDLEKCNNDLDGIRREVQTMSLIDHPNLLRAHCSFTAGHNLWVVMPYMAGGSCLHIMKSAFPEGFEEPVIATLLREVLKALVYLHDHGHIHRDVKAGNILIDSNGAVKLADFGVSACMFDTGDRQRSRNTFVGTPCWMAPEVMQQLHGYDFKADIWSFGITALELAHGHAPFSKYPPMKVLLMTLQNAPPGLDYERDKRFSKSFKELVATCLVKDPKKRPSSDKLLKHHFFKHARPVEYLARTILDGLAPLGDRFRMLKAKEADLLVQNKALYEDKEQLSQKEYIRGISAWNFNLEDLKSQAALIQDDGVPNAEDPDIDKKQKDRSDDERVPADGLSSVSANHSDVAPTLDKEDGFNNLQDLESSLPSFPSKPLQALKGCFDVGEEDVNNTSPRDLDTDYGRSNNESSGPSGSLPQNAIAQQKKFLSGSLLPDNYPSSKKVFDGDRDYLQTRYSSERNHSGPLLYRQKRDNTNLPLVDDTSEGAVVQRKGRFKVTSADLSPMGQANCVCVPVSGAPASPPNQNSVAAAILPSLQCILQQNSLQREELIKLIKYAEQSYGKNAESAEAVDSLQAPPVTNRERELYFQVVQLQQSLGTLVEELQRQKMKNLQLEKQLSSMANKVEK